A genomic stretch from Algoriphagus halophilus includes:
- a CDS encoding antibiotic biosynthesis monooxygenase family protein — protein sequence MLATTPKPPYYAVIFTSIRTSYDKEYIETAKKMEHLASLQEGYLGHESAREEVGITVSYWKDLESIKHWKSQSDHLLAQQKGRDKWYAAFKTRICLVERDYGFEREEQT from the coding sequence ATGTTGGCAACCACTCCAAAACCACCTTATTACGCTGTGATTTTCACTAGTATAAGAACAAGTTACGATAAAGAATATATAGAAACAGCTAAGAAAATGGAGCATTTGGCCTCCCTTCAAGAAGGGTATTTAGGACATGAATCTGCTAGGGAGGAAGTAGGAATTACCGTAAGCTATTGGAAAGATCTAGAATCCATTAAGCATTGGAAGTCCCAAAGTGACCATTTGTTGGCACAACAAAAGGGAAGAGACAAATGGTATGCGGCGTTTAAAACCAGAATTTGTTTGGTTGAAAGGGATTATGGATTTGAACGAGAAGAACAAACCTGA
- a CDS encoding alpha/beta hydrolase, with protein sequence MLRKIFLGIFGAAMLFAILYMVGPKEEKQELIINYPQIPTRLAEIEQYVAQREDTVKGLKPGNEAYIIWADSTNKRKTPYSIVYIHGFGASPMEGDPVHRFLAAHFGANLFVTRLPEHGIKRENGMEYLSAQKLADAAGEAYQIGKNLGDSVIVMGTSMGGALTLLLASQQPDLKSVVVYSPAIRDNGETLNNLFVPWMKKIMQWTWMENNVKIQPREGEKANYWSEEYHYNAYKSLGVLMYSMMNEETFRKINQPLFLGYYYKSEQEQDFVVSVPKMLEMFDQLGTPETLKRKAAFPDAGDHVIGSSITSGDWEGVLFSTIDFLENVAKVPSKEEYQRKVEELNQLDAELESMQ encoded by the coding sequence ATGTTACGCAAAATCTTTTTAGGAATATTCGGTGCTGCCATGCTTTTTGCGATCCTCTATATGGTGGGACCAAAAGAAGAAAAGCAGGAACTGATCATTAATTATCCACAGATCCCTACTCGATTGGCTGAAATTGAGCAATATGTAGCCCAACGTGAGGATACCGTAAAAGGGCTAAAACCCGGTAATGAAGCTTACATCATTTGGGCAGATAGTACCAATAAAAGGAAGACCCCCTACTCTATCGTTTACATTCATGGTTTTGGTGCCAGCCCCATGGAAGGTGACCCGGTTCACCGGTTTTTAGCAGCTCATTTTGGTGCAAATTTGTTTGTCACAAGGCTTCCAGAGCATGGGATCAAGCGTGAGAATGGGATGGAATATCTGTCTGCTCAAAAGCTTGCTGATGCAGCTGGAGAAGCTTATCAAATAGGAAAAAACCTAGGAGATTCAGTCATTGTAATGGGCACTTCAATGGGAGGGGCATTGACCCTTCTTTTGGCTAGTCAACAACCTGATCTAAAATCTGTGGTGGTTTATTCTCCTGCAATAAGAGACAATGGAGAAACACTCAACAATTTATTTGTGCCTTGGATGAAAAAAATCATGCAATGGACCTGGATGGAAAATAACGTGAAGATTCAGCCAAGAGAAGGTGAAAAAGCAAACTATTGGTCTGAGGAATATCATTACAATGCCTACAAAAGTCTGGGGGTTTTGATGTATAGCATGATGAATGAAGAGACTTTTAGAAAAATCAATCAACCCCTTTTTCTTGGATATTATTACAAAAGTGAGCAAGAACAAGATTTTGTCGTTTCTGTCCCTAAAATGTTAGAAATGTTTGATCAACTGGGAACGCCTGAGACCCTGAAAAGAAAGGCTGCTTTTCCTGATGCAGGAGATCATGTCATTGGAAGCTCCATCACCTCTGGAGATTGGGAAGGTGTTTTATTTTCCACCATTGACTTTCTGGAAAATGTAGCTAAAGTGCCTTCCAAAGAGGAATATCAAAGAAAAGTAGAGGAATTAAATCAGTTGGATGCAGAACTGGAATCCATGCAATAA
- a CDS encoding DUF4097 family beta strand repeat-containing protein, whose translation MKFQKNYIKIYYTFSILLALALVSSCSKDLEVVQSINQEFEGIEEVEIESGFLEVVYTGDPSLTSVTLNAMLESTNAGRYKIEYREESGKLIIELDQKRISNSGRDRGFIHLIGPETIGMNVEVGAGSATISNVETEVFDVMAGSGRLTIQNINSSVTNLTAGSGEVNVINLVGNTTVEVGSGVVEMKDVVGDVSLSGSSGRYKLNRIEGMVHAILSSGIIDLTDVESLGKLEVTSGRINAINSGLSEESLFKASSGSIKIQTLSNLIDYNYNLTTSSGRVSVGDSSSSGTLKIDNGSPYTVSGTVSSGIIEIRN comes from the coding sequence ATGAAGTTTCAAAAGAATTATATAAAGATATATTATACATTTTCAATTTTATTGGCATTAGCACTAGTTAGCTCCTGCAGTAAAGATTTGGAAGTTGTTCAGTCCATCAATCAAGAGTTTGAAGGAATTGAAGAGGTGGAAATTGAATCCGGTTTTCTGGAAGTAGTTTATACTGGAGATCCAAGCTTGACATCCGTCACATTAAATGCAATGTTGGAATCTACTAATGCCGGGAGGTATAAAATTGAGTATAGAGAGGAATCAGGAAAGCTGATCATTGAATTGGATCAAAAACGAATATCTAATAGCGGTAGAGATCGTGGATTCATTCATTTGATAGGGCCAGAAACAATAGGGATGAATGTGGAAGTAGGAGCGGGATCAGCTACTATTTCAAATGTGGAAACTGAAGTATTTGATGTAATGGCAGGCTCTGGGAGATTGACTATTCAGAATATTAATTCTTCTGTTACCAATTTAACTGCCGGATCTGGAGAGGTTAATGTGATCAATCTGGTAGGGAATACTACTGTGGAGGTGGGTTCTGGAGTTGTTGAGATGAAGGACGTAGTAGGAGATGTCAGTCTTTCAGGTTCTTCCGGTAGATATAAGTTGAATAGGATAGAAGGGATGGTGCATGCCATTCTTAGCTCAGGAATTATTGATTTAACTGACGTAGAAAGTTTGGGAAAGTTAGAAGTCACTTCTGGAAGGATCAATGCGATCAATTCAGGATTAAGTGAAGAATCTTTATTCAAAGCTTCGTCTGGATCTATTAAAATTCAAACATTATCGAATTTGATAGATTATAATTACAACCTTACCACAAGTAGTGGAAGAGTTTCTGTCGGAGACAGCTCTTCCAGTGGGACATTAAAGATTGATAATGGTTCTCCTTATACCGTGTCAGGTACCGTATCTAGCGGTATCATTGAAATAAGGAATTAG
- a CDS encoding sialate O-acetylesterase gives MKRYLAVLLLIWNIGCDSDKFESEVTMPKLFEDGMVLQRDQKISVWGRGIPTKKVRVSIAGLLGSTEVNADSTWSIKLPASNAGGPYILEVNNTLIKDVYIGDVWLAGGQSNMEWALKSAVIGADQEIEEGGIPKIRFFKVPKSYSAKPQNELEGGEWEVATPENMPDFSAVAWFFAKRNHLEKNVPVGIIESNWGGTPAEGWTELSVLAGMNASYSKEALDILENQDKWQEEVIANEERRALRDQLVPKPDSLKALEVASVKFDDSQWRKVNLPQSNPLEHIAWVRKVFKANSSEAATLHLPRIDQMGYVYLNGNLLHYKDWGTTTPDLEIPASSLLEGNNVLTIRAINTWNNQPSIGDPGEMYILQGNKKISLEGIWSYSNNKVEPLLPKVDFLNWKPGMMFNAMIYPLTNYPIKGAIWYQGESNAGRAEEYHELFAAMITNWRKVWGLGDFPFLFVQLANFMERKSPQPDSNWAFLRDAQKETLGLPNTGMAVIIDIGESGDIHPKNKKDVGERLWLQARKVAYGEKLVSSGPVLESATLRDGTLVLNYSEVGEGLQTSDNSELVKGFIISDSRGNFTEAKAVITGNNEITIETEMSNISEIRYAWADNPEVNLINNLNLPAVPFRYRFEKE, from the coding sequence ATGAAGCGTTATTTAGCGGTCCTACTATTAATTTGGAATATTGGCTGTGATTCAGACAAGTTTGAATCTGAAGTAACGATGCCTAAATTATTCGAAGATGGTATGGTGCTTCAAAGGGATCAGAAAATATCTGTTTGGGGAAGAGGGATTCCTACTAAAAAAGTTCGCGTTTCAATAGCTGGTTTATTAGGTAGCACAGAAGTAAATGCGGATAGTACCTGGTCGATCAAACTTCCAGCCTCTAATGCGGGAGGTCCTTATATTCTTGAGGTAAACAATACGCTAATTAAAGATGTCTACATAGGGGATGTTTGGTTGGCAGGAGGTCAATCCAATATGGAATGGGCATTAAAGTCTGCTGTGATCGGAGCTGATCAGGAGATAGAAGAAGGAGGGATTCCGAAAATTCGATTTTTTAAAGTTCCCAAGTCATATAGCGCAAAACCTCAAAATGAGCTAGAGGGTGGAGAGTGGGAGGTGGCTACTCCGGAAAATATGCCTGACTTTTCTGCCGTGGCTTGGTTTTTCGCAAAAAGAAATCACTTAGAGAAAAATGTTCCAGTAGGTATTATTGAATCGAACTGGGGTGGTACACCTGCTGAAGGATGGACTGAATTATCGGTTTTGGCAGGAATGAATGCTTCCTATAGTAAAGAGGCACTGGATATTTTGGAAAACCAGGATAAGTGGCAAGAGGAGGTAATTGCTAATGAGGAGAGAAGGGCTCTACGGGATCAATTAGTTCCAAAACCAGATTCCTTAAAAGCCCTGGAAGTTGCCAGTGTAAAATTTGATGATAGCCAATGGAGAAAGGTCAATCTACCCCAATCCAATCCATTAGAACACATAGCATGGGTTCGGAAGGTCTTTAAAGCGAATTCTTCTGAAGCTGCTACGCTTCATTTGCCTAGAATAGACCAAATGGGCTATGTTTATCTGAATGGGAATTTACTTCATTACAAAGATTGGGGAACCACTACTCCCGATTTGGAAATCCCTGCATCTAGCCTGTTGGAAGGAAACAATGTATTGACTATTAGAGCAATCAATACATGGAATAATCAACCAAGTATAGGGGATCCTGGTGAAATGTATATCCTGCAAGGGAACAAAAAGATCTCCCTTGAAGGCATTTGGAGTTATTCAAATAATAAGGTAGAACCTTTGCTTCCAAAAGTAGATTTTCTGAATTGGAAGCCTGGAATGATGTTCAATGCCATGATTTATCCTTTAACCAATTATCCCATTAAAGGAGCAATTTGGTATCAAGGAGAGAGTAATGCCGGAAGGGCTGAAGAATACCACGAGTTGTTTGCTGCCATGATTACCAATTGGAGAAAAGTTTGGGGGCTTGGCGATTTCCCATTTCTGTTTGTTCAACTGGCCAATTTTATGGAAAGAAAATCCCCGCAGCCAGATAGTAATTGGGCCTTTTTAAGAGATGCGCAGAAAGAGACCTTAGGTTTACCAAATACAGGAATGGCGGTGATTATCGATATCGGAGAGTCAGGGGATATACATCCAAAAAATAAAAAAGATGTGGGTGAAAGGTTATGGCTTCAAGCGAGGAAAGTAGCGTATGGGGAAAAGCTTGTTTCCTCAGGGCCTGTCTTAGAATCTGCTACTTTAAGGGATGGAACCCTTGTGTTAAATTATTCAGAAGTTGGTGAAGGGCTTCAAACTTCCGATAATTCTGAGTTGGTTAAAGGATTCATTATCTCCGATTCAAGGGGTAATTTTACAGAGGCCAAAGCAGTGATCACTGGTAATAATGAAATTACCATTGAAACAGAAATGTCGAATATTTCTGAAATCAGGTATGCTTGGGCGGATAACCCAGAAGTTAATTTGATCAATAATCTAAATTTACCCGCTGTGCCATTTAGATATCGCTTTGAGAAAGAATAA
- the xylA gene encoding xylose isomerase, with the protein MSKQYFPNIDKIPFEGKDSDNPMAFRFYDENRIIQGKTMKEHFKFSIAYWHSFCATGSDPFGPGTIVHPWDANPDPVQRAKDKMDAAFEFITKIGAPYYCFHDVDLIDEGKDIAEYEERMKIIVDYAKQKQAETGVKLLWGTANVFSNPRYMNGASTNPDFDVLAYAATQVKNSIDATIALGGENYVFWGGREGYMSLLNTDMKRETEHLAKFLTMARDYARKNGFKGTFFIEPKPMEPTKHQYDYDAATVVGFLRHHGLDKDFKLNIEVNHATLAGHTFQHELQVAADAGMLGSIDANRGDYQNGWDTDQFALNLQELTEAMLVILNSDGIQGGGVNFDAKIRRNSTDPEDLFLAHIGSMDAFARGMLIAEDIMKKSDYLERRKNRYASYDSGKGKEFEDGALTLEDLRDYAAAKGEPAMTSGKQEYFENLLNRFI; encoded by the coding sequence ATGTCAAAACAGTATTTCCCAAATATCGACAAGATTCCTTTTGAAGGAAAAGACAGTGATAATCCGATGGCATTTAGATTTTACGATGAAAATCGGATCATCCAAGGGAAAACCATGAAAGAGCATTTCAAGTTTTCTATTGCCTATTGGCATTCTTTCTGTGCTACTGGATCAGATCCTTTCGGACCAGGTACCATTGTTCATCCTTGGGATGCCAATCCAGATCCAGTGCAGAGAGCCAAAGATAAAATGGATGCTGCATTCGAGTTTATCACTAAAATCGGAGCTCCTTATTATTGTTTCCATGATGTCGATCTGATCGATGAAGGAAAAGATATCGCAGAGTACGAGGAGCGTATGAAAATCATTGTTGATTACGCAAAGCAAAAGCAAGCAGAAACCGGAGTGAAATTATTATGGGGTACTGCCAATGTGTTCAGTAATCCTCGTTACATGAACGGAGCATCGACTAATCCGGACTTTGATGTGTTGGCTTATGCGGCAACCCAAGTGAAGAACTCCATTGATGCGACGATTGCTCTTGGCGGTGAAAACTATGTGTTCTGGGGAGGTCGTGAAGGTTACATGTCTTTGTTGAATACAGATATGAAACGTGAAACAGAGCATTTGGCGAAATTCTTGACCATGGCAAGGGATTATGCCAGAAAGAATGGATTCAAAGGTACTTTCTTCATAGAACCAAAACCAATGGAGCCAACTAAGCACCAATATGATTATGATGCTGCAACGGTGGTTGGATTTTTAAGACATCATGGATTGGATAAGGACTTTAAATTAAATATTGAAGTAAACCATGCTACCCTAGCTGGTCATACCTTCCAACATGAACTTCAGGTGGCAGCAGATGCAGGAATGCTAGGAAGTATTGATGCCAACAGAGGAGATTACCAAAATGGTTGGGATACAGATCAATTTGCATTGAACCTTCAGGAATTAACTGAAGCGATGTTGGTGATCCTGAATTCTGATGGAATCCAAGGTGGTGGAGTAAACTTTGATGCAAAAATCAGAAGAAACTCTACAGACCCTGAAGATTTATTCCTCGCACACATAGGAAGTATGGATGCATTCGCCAGAGGAATGTTGATTGCAGAAGATATCATGAAAAAATCAGATTATCTTGAAAGAAGAAAGAATCGCTATGCAAGTTATGATTCCGGAAAAGGAAAAGAGTTTGAAGATGGTGCATTGACTTTGGAAGATTTGCGTGACTACGCAGCAGCTAAAGGCGAGCCTGCCATGACTAGTGGTAAACAAGAATACTTCGAAAACTTGTTGAACAGGTTCATTTAA